A genomic segment from Eulemur rufifrons isolate Redbay chromosome 19, OSU_ERuf_1, whole genome shotgun sequence encodes:
- the RBM47 gene encoding RNA-binding protein 47 isoform X1 has product MGPSHLRSPAVGAFDVMTAEDSSAAMRSDAAASSQAPEGVAGAPNEAALRALMARTGYSLAQENGQRKYGGPPPGWEGPRPQRGCEVFVGKIPRDVYEDELVPVFEAVGRIYELRLMMDFDGKNRGYAFVTYCHKLEAKRAVRELNNHEIRPGRLLGVCCSVDNCRLFIGGIPKMKKREEILEEIAKVTEGVLDVIVYASAADKMKNRGFAFVEYESHRAAAMARRKLMPGRIQLWGHQIAVDWAEPEIDVDEDVMETVKILYVRNLMIETTEDTIRKSFGQFNPGCVERVKKIRDYAFVHFASREDAVRAMNSLNGTELEGSCLEVTLAKPVDKEQYSRYQKAAKGGGAAEAAAQQPSYVYSCDPYTLAYYGYPYNALVGPNRDYFVKAGSIRGRGRGAAGNRAPGPRGSYLGGYSAGRGIYSRYHEGKGKQQEKGYELVPNLEISAVNPVAIKPGTVAIPAIGAQYSMFPAAPAPKMIEDGKIHTMEHMLSPIAVQPDPASAAAAAAAAAIIPAVSTPPPFQGRPITPVYTVAPNVQRIPAAGIYGASYVPFAAPATATIATLQKNAAAVYGGYAGYIPQAFPAAAIQVPIPDVYQTY; this is encoded by the exons gtCCCCGGCCGTGGGTGCCTTCGACGTGATGACCGCAGAGGACTCCAGCGCAGCCATGAGAAGCGACGCGGCCGCGAGCTCGCAGGCGCCCGAGGGCGTGGCGGGCGCGCCCAACGAGGCGGCGCTGCGGGCGCTGATGGCGCGCACGGGCTACAGCCTGGCGCAGGAGAACGGGCAGCGCAAGTACGGCGGCCCGCCGCCCGGCTGGGAGGGCCCGCGCCCGCAGCGCGGCTGCGAGGTCTTCGTGGGCAAGATCCCGCGCGACGTGTACGAGGACGAGCTGGTGCCCGTGTTCGAGGCGGTGGGCCGCATCTACGAGCTGCGCCTCATGATGGACTTCGACGGCAAGAACCGCGGCTACGCCTTCGTCACCTACTGCCACAAGCTCGAGGCCAAGCGCGCCGTGCGCGAGCTCAACAACCACGAGATCCGCCCGGGCCGCCTGCTCGGCGTGTGCTGCAGCGTGGACAACTGCCGCCTCTTCATCGGCGGCATCCCCAAGATGAAGAAGCGCGAGGAGATCCTGGAGGAGATCGCCAAGGTCACCGAGGGCGTGCTCGACGTGATCGTCTACGCCAGCGCGGCCGACAAGATGAAGAACCGCGGCTTCGCCTTCGTGGAGTACGAGAGCCACCGCGCCGCCGCCATGGCGCGCCGCAAGCTCATGCCCGGCCGCATCCAGCTGTGGGGCCACCAGATCGCCGTGGACTGGGCCGAGCCCGAGATCGACGTGGACGAGGACGTGATGGAGACCGTGAAGATCCTCTACGTGCGCAACCTCATGATCGAGACCACCGAGGACACCATCCGGAAGAGCTTCGGCCAGTTCAACCCGGGCTGCGTGGAGCGCGTCAAGAAGATCCGCGACTACGCCTTCGTGCACTTCGCCAGCCGCGAGGACGCCGTGCGCGCCATGAACAGCCTCAACGGCACCGAGCTGGAGGGCTCGTGCCTGGAGGTCACGCTGGCCAAGCCGGTGGACAAGGAGCAGTACTCGCGCTACCAGAAGGCGGCCAAGGGCGGCGGCGCGGCCGAGGCGGCGGCGCAGCAGCCCAGCTACGTGTACTCCTGCGACCCCTACACGCTGGCCTACTACGGCTACCCCTACAACGCGCTCGTCGGGCCCAACAGGGACTACTTCGTGAAAG CAGGCAGCATAAGAGGCCGAGGGCGAGGTGCGGCTGGCAACAGAGCCCCGGGGCCCAGGGGTTCCTACCTTGGGGGATATTCTGCTGGCCGCGGGATATATAGCCGATAtcatgaaggaaaaggaaagcagcaagaaaaaggaTATGAACTTGTGCCGAATTTGGAAATCTCTGCCGTCAATCCAGTTGCCATTAAACCTGGCACAG TAGCCATCCCCGCCATTGGGGCCCAGTATTCCATGTTTCCGGCAGCCCCAGCCCCTAAAATGATTGAAGATGGCAAAATCCACACAATGGAGCACATGCTAAGCCCTATTGCTGTGCAGCCGGACCCAGCCAgtgccgcggccgccgccgccgccgccgccatcaTTCCCGCTGTGTCCACGCCGCCGCCCTTCCAG GGCCGCCCAATAACTCCAGTCTACACAGTGGCTCCCAACGTTCAGAGAATTCCCGCGGCCGGGATCTACGGGGCCAGTTACGTTCCGTTCGCTGCTCCGGCCACAGCCACGATCGCCACACTACAGAAGAACGCGGCCGCCGTGTACGGGGGGTACGCCGGCTACATACCTCAGGCCTTCCCTGCTGCTGCTATCCAGGTCCCCATCCCCGACGTCTACCAGACATACTGA
- the RBM47 gene encoding RNA-binding protein 47 isoform X2, producing the protein MGPSHLRSPAVGAFDVMTAEDSSAAMRSDAAASSQAPEGVAGAPNEAALRALMARTGYSLAQENGQRKYGGPPPGWEGPRPQRGCEVFVGKIPRDVYEDELVPVFEAVGRIYELRLMMDFDGKNRGYAFVTYCHKLEAKRAVRELNNHEIRPGRLLGVCCSVDNCRLFIGGIPKMKKREEILEEIAKVTEGVLDVIVYASAADKMKNRGFAFVEYESHRAAAMARRKLMPGRIQLWGHQIAVDWAEPEIDVDEDVMETVKILYVRNLMIETTEDTIRKSFGQFNPGCVERVKKIRDYAFVHFASREDAVRAMNSLNGTELEGSCLEVTLAKPVDKEQYSRYQKAAKGGGAAEAAAQQPSYVYSCDPYTLAYYGYPYNALVGPNRDYFVKGSIRGRGRGAAGNRAPGPRGSYLGGYSAGRGIYSRYHEGKGKQQEKGYELVPNLEISAVNPVAIKPGTVAIPAIGAQYSMFPAAPAPKMIEDGKIHTMEHMLSPIAVQPDPASAAAAAAAAAIIPAVSTPPPFQGRPITPVYTVAPNVQRIPAAGIYGASYVPFAAPATATIATLQKNAAAVYGGYAGYIPQAFPAAAIQVPIPDVYQTY; encoded by the exons gtCCCCGGCCGTGGGTGCCTTCGACGTGATGACCGCAGAGGACTCCAGCGCAGCCATGAGAAGCGACGCGGCCGCGAGCTCGCAGGCGCCCGAGGGCGTGGCGGGCGCGCCCAACGAGGCGGCGCTGCGGGCGCTGATGGCGCGCACGGGCTACAGCCTGGCGCAGGAGAACGGGCAGCGCAAGTACGGCGGCCCGCCGCCCGGCTGGGAGGGCCCGCGCCCGCAGCGCGGCTGCGAGGTCTTCGTGGGCAAGATCCCGCGCGACGTGTACGAGGACGAGCTGGTGCCCGTGTTCGAGGCGGTGGGCCGCATCTACGAGCTGCGCCTCATGATGGACTTCGACGGCAAGAACCGCGGCTACGCCTTCGTCACCTACTGCCACAAGCTCGAGGCCAAGCGCGCCGTGCGCGAGCTCAACAACCACGAGATCCGCCCGGGCCGCCTGCTCGGCGTGTGCTGCAGCGTGGACAACTGCCGCCTCTTCATCGGCGGCATCCCCAAGATGAAGAAGCGCGAGGAGATCCTGGAGGAGATCGCCAAGGTCACCGAGGGCGTGCTCGACGTGATCGTCTACGCCAGCGCGGCCGACAAGATGAAGAACCGCGGCTTCGCCTTCGTGGAGTACGAGAGCCACCGCGCCGCCGCCATGGCGCGCCGCAAGCTCATGCCCGGCCGCATCCAGCTGTGGGGCCACCAGATCGCCGTGGACTGGGCCGAGCCCGAGATCGACGTGGACGAGGACGTGATGGAGACCGTGAAGATCCTCTACGTGCGCAACCTCATGATCGAGACCACCGAGGACACCATCCGGAAGAGCTTCGGCCAGTTCAACCCGGGCTGCGTGGAGCGCGTCAAGAAGATCCGCGACTACGCCTTCGTGCACTTCGCCAGCCGCGAGGACGCCGTGCGCGCCATGAACAGCCTCAACGGCACCGAGCTGGAGGGCTCGTGCCTGGAGGTCACGCTGGCCAAGCCGGTGGACAAGGAGCAGTACTCGCGCTACCAGAAGGCGGCCAAGGGCGGCGGCGCGGCCGAGGCGGCGGCGCAGCAGCCCAGCTACGTGTACTCCTGCGACCCCTACACGCTGGCCTACTACGGCTACCCCTACAACGCGCTCGTCGGGCCCAACAGGGACTACTTCGTGAAAG GCAGCATAAGAGGCCGAGGGCGAGGTGCGGCTGGCAACAGAGCCCCGGGGCCCAGGGGTTCCTACCTTGGGGGATATTCTGCTGGCCGCGGGATATATAGCCGATAtcatgaaggaaaaggaaagcagcaagaaaaaggaTATGAACTTGTGCCGAATTTGGAAATCTCTGCCGTCAATCCAGTTGCCATTAAACCTGGCACAG TAGCCATCCCCGCCATTGGGGCCCAGTATTCCATGTTTCCGGCAGCCCCAGCCCCTAAAATGATTGAAGATGGCAAAATCCACACAATGGAGCACATGCTAAGCCCTATTGCTGTGCAGCCGGACCCAGCCAgtgccgcggccgccgccgccgccgccgccatcaTTCCCGCTGTGTCCACGCCGCCGCCCTTCCAG GGCCGCCCAATAACTCCAGTCTACACAGTGGCTCCCAACGTTCAGAGAATTCCCGCGGCCGGGATCTACGGGGCCAGTTACGTTCCGTTCGCTGCTCCGGCCACAGCCACGATCGCCACACTACAGAAGAACGCGGCCGCCGTGTACGGGGGGTACGCCGGCTACATACCTCAGGCCTTCCCTGCTGCTGCTATCCAGGTCCCCATCCCCGACGTCTACCAGACATACTGA